One Brachybacterium aquaticum genomic region harbors:
- the sucB gene encoding 2-oxoglutarate dehydrogenase, E2 component, dihydrolipoamide succinyltransferase, whose protein sequence is MSETVKMPALGESVTEGTVTRWLKAVGDTVEVDEPLLEVSTDKVDTEIPSPVAGTIEKILVEEDEDAEVGADLVIIGDGSGSGGSDAGDSGAEESADQAPAADEGEDLASDETTAPSTDQEAPAESSDSGSSDSGSAGGGEGQEVTMPALGESVTEGTVTRWLKEVGESVEVDEPLLEVSTDKVDTEIPSPVAGTLLEIKVAEDEDAEVGAVLAIVGSGDAAPAKAEEPAAPAPEEKKAEEKPAEAPKQEAPKEEPKAEAPKQEAPKQEAPKQEAPAAAAPAPQAADSVSGAESSGYVTPLVRKMAAEAGVDLSSVKGSGLGGRIRKQDVQQAIEAQKSQAAAPAAAAAPAAAAAPAAPKVEVSSKRGTEEKMPRIRKVIGQRMMESLHGMAQLTTAVEVDVTRIAKLRAKAKDEFAAREGAKLTFLPFLMMAAVEGLKTYPQLNSTIDGDKIVYHGAEHIGMAADTERGLVVPVIKNAGDLNLAGLARQIGDLGSRAKSNKLVPDDLSGATFTITNTGSGGALWDTPIVPAPQVGILGTGTITKRPAVVQNAEGDDTIAIRSMMYLFLSYDHRMVDGGDAARFLTYMKKRLEEGAFEGELGL, encoded by the coding sequence ATGTCTGAAACCGTGAAGATGCCGGCTCTCGGCGAGTCCGTCACCGAGGGCACCGTCACCCGCTGGCTCAAGGCAGTCGGCGACACAGTCGAGGTCGACGAGCCGCTGCTCGAGGTCTCGACCGACAAGGTCGACACCGAGATCCCCTCGCCCGTCGCGGGCACCATCGAGAAGATCCTGGTCGAGGAGGACGAGGACGCCGAGGTCGGCGCCGATCTCGTCATCATCGGCGACGGCTCCGGCTCCGGCGGCTCCGATGCCGGCGACTCCGGCGCTGAGGAGTCGGCCGACCAGGCCCCCGCGGCTGACGAGGGCGAGGACCTCGCGTCCGACGAGACCACCGCCCCCTCCACCGATCAGGAGGCTCCCGCGGAGTCCTCCGACTCCGGTTCCTCCGACTCCGGCTCCGCCGGTGGCGGCGAGGGTCAGGAGGTGACCATGCCCGCGCTCGGCGAGTCCGTCACCGAGGGCACCGTCACCCGCTGGCTCAAGGAGGTCGGCGAGAGCGTCGAGGTCGACGAGCCGCTGCTCGAGGTCTCCACCGACAAGGTCGACACCGAGATCCCCTCCCCCGTCGCCGGCACCCTGCTCGAGATCAAGGTGGCCGAGGACGAGGACGCCGAGGTCGGCGCGGTCCTGGCGATCGTCGGCTCCGGCGATGCGGCCCCCGCGAAGGCCGAGGAGCCCGCCGCTCCCGCGCCTGAGGAGAAGAAGGCTGAGGAGAAGCCCGCCGAGGCGCCGAAGCAGGAGGCTCCCAAGGAGGAGCCGAAGGCTGAGGCCCCCAAGCAGGAGGCTCCGAAGCAGGAGGCTCCGAAGCAGGAGGCTCCGGCCGCGGCGGCTCCGGCCCCGCAGGCCGCGGACTCCGTCTCCGGTGCCGAGTCCTCCGGCTACGTCACCCCGCTGGTGCGGAAGATGGCGGCCGAGGCCGGCGTGGACCTGTCCTCCGTGAAGGGCTCGGGCCTGGGCGGTCGGATCCGCAAGCAGGACGTCCAGCAGGCGATCGAGGCGCAGAAGTCCCAGGCCGCTGCCCCCGCTGCCGCTGCCGCTCCGGCTGCTGCCGCCGCTCCCGCGGCGCCGAAGGTCGAGGTCTCCTCGAAGCGCGGCACCGAGGAGAAGATGCCCCGCATCCGCAAGGTCATCGGCCAGCGGATGATGGAGTCTCTGCACGGCATGGCCCAGCTGACCACCGCGGTCGAGGTGGACGTCACCCGCATCGCGAAGCTGCGCGCCAAGGCCAAGGACGAGTTCGCCGCCCGCGAGGGAGCCAAGCTCACCTTCCTGCCCTTCCTGATGATGGCGGCCGTGGAGGGTCTGAAGACCTACCCGCAGCTGAACTCCACCATCGACGGCGACAAGATCGTCTACCACGGCGCCGAGCACATCGGCATGGCCGCGGACACCGAGCGCGGCCTGGTCGTGCCGGTGATCAAGAACGCCGGCGACCTGAACCTGGCGGGCCTGGCCCGTCAGATCGGCGACCTCGGCTCGCGCGCCAAGTCCAACAAGCTGGTGCCGGACGACCTGTCCGGGGCGACCTTCACCATCACCAACACCGGCTCCGGCGGTGCGCTGTGGGACACCCCGATCGTGCCCGCCCCGCAGGTCGGCATCCTCGGCACCGGCACCATCACCAAGCGTCCGGCCGTGGTGCAGAACGCCGAGGGCGACGACACCATCGCCATCCGCTCGATGATGTACCTGTTCCTCTCCTACGACCACCGCATGGTCGACGGCGGCGACGCCGCCCGCTTCCTCACCTACATGAAGAAGCGCCTCGAGGAGGGTGCGTTCGAGGGCGAGCTCGGCCTCTGA